In the Corynebacterium gerontici genome, one interval contains:
- a CDS encoding phosphoribosylaminoimidazolesuccinocarboxamide synthase — protein MRPELSTYAHLSAGKVREMYEIDEDRLLMVVSDRISAYDHILDPEIPDKGRVLTAMSMYFFENLDFPNHLAGSIDDPAIPESVLGRAMVCKKLKMLPFECVARGYLTGSGLKEYEATGSVCGVKLPEGLEEASKLPEPIFTPATKADLGDHDENVSFEYVAEKLGEARANELRDATLAIYSKAAKLAEERGIILADTKLEFGIDENGTLVLADEVLTPDSSRYWPADGYEPGQVQPSFDKQYVRNWLTSPKSGWDMKSTANPPHLPGSVVEATRERYIEAFERITGKKFHDWIGCCV, from the coding sequence ATGCGCCCTGAGCTTTCAACTTATGCACACTTGTCTGCGGGCAAAGTCCGTGAGATGTACGAAATCGACGAGGACCGCCTGCTCATGGTGGTTTCCGATCGGATTTCCGCATACGACCACATCCTGGATCCCGAAATTCCCGACAAGGGGCGCGTGCTCACCGCGATGAGCATGTACTTTTTCGAGAATCTTGACTTCCCCAATCACCTGGCTGGGTCTATCGACGATCCCGCGATCCCCGAATCGGTACTGGGTCGCGCGATGGTGTGCAAGAAGCTCAAGATGCTGCCGTTTGAATGCGTGGCGCGCGGCTACCTCACCGGCTCTGGCCTGAAGGAATACGAGGCCACGGGCTCCGTGTGTGGCGTGAAGCTGCCCGAAGGCCTGGAAGAGGCAAGCAAACTGCCCGAGCCGATCTTCACTCCCGCCACCAAGGCTGACCTGGGCGACCACGACGAAAACGTGAGCTTTGAGTACGTGGCGGAGAAACTGGGGGAGGCCCGTGCCAACGAGCTTCGCGACGCCACCCTCGCCATCTACAGCAAAGCCGCCAAACTGGCCGAAGAGCGCGGCATCATTCTCGCCGACACCAAACTGGAATTCGGCATCGATGAAAACGGCACCTTGGTGCTTGCCGACGAAGTCCTCACCCCCGACAGCTCCCGCTACTGGCCGGCGGATGGATATGAGCCCGGCCAGGTGCAGCCGAGCTTTGACAAGCAGTATGTGCGCAATTGGCTTACCAGCCCCAAGTCAGGTTGGGACATGAAGTCCACCGCGAACCCGCCACACCTGCCTGGTTCAGTGGTGGAGGCAACGCGTGAGCGCTATATCGAGGCCTTTGAGCGAATCACCGGCAAGAAGTTCCACGATTGGATCGGCTGCTGCGTCTAA
- a CDS encoding FecCD family ABC transporter permease, whose protein sequence is MTALATKPDAQALVAQHRHTVRKRLAIVLGLTAVTLVAFVVSTAVGALDISLFDVLRAIFNPSSLDEQTKTVLWKLRLPMAVMALLVGAGLSLAGAQMQTILSNPLAEPFTLGISASAAFGGAASIVLQIQVISQPQLNIALMAWCSAAIATVVIVVASIFRGASAETMVLLGIGLVFFFQALLALMQYHSSADALQQIVFWSMGSLTRANWMANAILFGVLVVTVPIFWALSWKLTALRLGDARAAAMGIDVARLRIVVLVLVSLIAATTVAFAGIIGFIGLVGPHIARMLVGEDQRTFLPASMAAGAAVMCAAHALSLLVRPGLAIPIGIVTAVLGVPFFIAIVLTRRRSLW, encoded by the coding sequence GTGACGGCTCTTGCCACCAAGCCTGACGCCCAGGCGCTCGTAGCCCAGCACCGGCATACCGTTCGTAAACGGCTCGCCATCGTGCTGGGCCTCACGGCTGTCACCCTTGTGGCATTTGTGGTTTCTACTGCCGTTGGCGCACTGGACATTTCGCTTTTCGACGTCCTCCGTGCCATCTTCAACCCCTCCTCCCTGGACGAACAGACCAAAACTGTTCTGTGGAAACTTCGTCTGCCCATGGCGGTGATGGCGCTACTGGTTGGGGCTGGACTGTCGCTGGCTGGCGCGCAGATGCAGACCATTCTGAGCAACCCTTTGGCCGAACCTTTCACGCTTGGGATCTCGGCGTCGGCGGCGTTTGGCGGGGCAGCGTCCATCGTTTTGCAAATCCAGGTCATCAGCCAGCCGCAGCTCAATATCGCACTCATGGCTTGGTGTTCCGCGGCGATCGCCACGGTGGTGATTGTGGTGGCCTCCATCTTCCGCGGTGCGAGTGCTGAGACTATGGTGCTACTGGGCATCGGCCTGGTGTTCTTCTTCCAGGCGTTGCTTGCGTTGATGCAGTACCACTCCTCGGCCGACGCGCTGCAGCAGATCGTGTTCTGGTCCATGGGTTCGCTTACCCGCGCCAATTGGATGGCGAACGCGATTCTCTTCGGCGTGCTAGTTGTGACTGTGCCGATTTTCTGGGCACTGAGCTGGAAACTTACCGCTTTAAGGCTTGGCGACGCCCGCGCCGCCGCCATGGGTATCGACGTAGCCAGGCTACGCATCGTGGTTTTGGTGCTGGTGTCGTTGATTGCTGCCACCACGGTGGCCTTTGCCGGCATCATAGGATTCATTGGCCTGGTTGGCCCGCACATTGCCCGCATGCTCGTTGGTGAAGATCAGCGCACATTCTTGCCCGCATCGATGGCTGCAGGAGCTGCGGTGATGTGCGCTGCACACGCGCTCAGTCTGCTCGTGCGCCCGGGGCTGGCCATCCCCATCGGCATTGTCACCGCAGTGCTCGGCGTTCCCTTCTTCATTGCCATCGTCCTTACAAGGAGGCGTTCTCTATGGTGA
- a CDS encoding glutamate-cysteine ligase family protein, which translates to MGDAVSTESYTPRQRTRYRQRLMDDLEVFDRHLQEAEFIDKGTIGLELELNLVDEDMQPKLCNADVLDALPKEHADEYQSEIGAYNVELNHPPLSISGDGLRELRDGLTKRLTTIRDAAHKAGAEVAMIGTLPSVTTDFLHNPDWMTPENRYKALSNSVLESRGELVRIDVERQERYHEDFEDVAPESTCTSIQLHLQVAPDRFAAAWNASQAIAGVQAALSANSPLFAGHKLWHESRIPVFEQSIDTRTPELITQGVRPRVWFGERWITSAFDLFEENVRYFSPLLPEDRVEAGTPIITDGKPGLHYLNLQNGTIWRWNRPIYDPNTELSHIRVENRLLPAGPSVADIVADAAFYYGLVNFLVGQTRPVWSRLSYQDATSNFFAGARDGLYAHLEWPTLGRIPVSKLVTDHLLEYAEQGLKQLEVDRELIDENLSIIEGRARTQQNGATWQLVTLENATAAILAESKGEHSAIDLLDAPDSPRRREAIARMLKAYIANQQSGDPVHTWPTEI; encoded by the coding sequence ATGGGAGATGCAGTGAGCACCGAGTCTTATACGCCCCGCCAACGCACGCGCTACCGCCAACGCCTCATGGATGACCTGGAGGTGTTTGATAGGCATCTGCAAGAAGCAGAATTCATTGATAAGGGCACCATCGGCCTGGAGCTGGAGCTCAACCTCGTGGATGAGGATATGCAGCCAAAGCTCTGCAATGCCGATGTGCTTGACGCGCTGCCCAAGGAGCACGCCGATGAATACCAGTCCGAGATCGGCGCCTACAACGTAGAGCTCAATCACCCGCCGCTTTCTATTTCTGGCGATGGCCTGCGCGAACTGCGTGATGGGCTGACCAAACGCCTCACCACCATCCGCGATGCCGCACACAAGGCCGGCGCGGAGGTGGCCATGATCGGCACCCTGCCCAGTGTCACCACCGATTTTTTGCACAACCCGGATTGGATGACGCCCGAGAATCGCTATAAGGCGCTTTCTAATTCCGTTTTGGAATCGCGCGGCGAGCTGGTGCGCATCGATGTGGAGCGCCAGGAGCGCTATCACGAGGATTTTGAAGATGTTGCGCCCGAATCCACCTGCACCTCCATCCAGCTTCATCTGCAGGTAGCCCCCGATCGCTTCGCCGCGGCGTGGAATGCCTCGCAGGCCATCGCCGGTGTGCAGGCAGCGTTGAGTGCCAACTCTCCGCTCTTCGCAGGCCATAAGCTGTGGCACGAGTCGCGCATTCCCGTATTCGAGCAGTCCATCGATACCCGCACGCCCGAGTTGATCACCCAGGGTGTACGCCCGCGCGTGTGGTTTGGCGAGCGCTGGATTACCAGTGCCTTCGACCTCTTCGAGGAAAACGTTCGCTACTTCTCCCCGCTCCTGCCCGAGGACCGCGTGGAGGCAGGCACCCCGATCATCACCGACGGCAAGCCCGGCCTGCACTACTTGAACCTGCAAAACGGCACGATCTGGCGTTGGAATCGTCCGATCTATGATCCAAACACTGAGCTTTCGCACATCCGCGTGGAAAACCGCCTGCTTCCGGCAGGCCCGAGTGTGGCAGATATCGTCGCCGACGCCGCCTTCTACTACGGCTTGGTCAATTTCTTGGTTGGCCAAACTCGTCCCGTGTGGTCGCGCCTTTCCTACCAGGACGCCACCAGCAACTTCTTCGCCGGCGCCCGCGATGGCCTCTACGCCCACCTTGAGTGGCCTACCCTTGGCCGCATTCCCGTATCTAAGCTCGTCACCGATCACCTGCTGGAGTACGCCGAGCAGGGCTTAAAGCAGCTTGAGGTGGATCGTGAGCTTATCGACGAAAACCTGAGCATCATCGAAGGCCGTGCCCGCACCCAGCAAAACGGTGCCACATGGCAGCTCGTGACCCTAGAAAACGCCACCGCCGCCATTCTGGCTGAGTCGAAGGGCGAGCATTCAGCAATCGATCTGCTGGATGCTCCCGATTCGCCGCGTCGCCGCGAGGCCATCGCTCGGATGCTCAAGGCCTATATCGCCAATCAGCAAAGCGGCGATCCGGTGCACACCTGGCCCACGGAGATCTAG
- a CDS encoding ABC transporter ATP-binding protein codes for MVSLELRNVSVGYGSRVVLEGVSCAPLEGGKLVGLLGPNACGKSTLIKTIAGVHKSLGGEVLLRGTRERPGYVPQGLPESVALSAFESVLISARRVCEDPMQATGEVLAALGFGEIAGRYLSELSGGQRQMVAVAQMLVSNPEVMLLDEPTSALDLHRQLFVLQTVRERARATGALGVVAIHDINLAARLCDELIVLHAGKLLAQGTPEDVLTPELLQQVYQVHTDIFSHRDLPVVIPTAVAGEAEDSAPEQARLRVG; via the coding sequence ATGGTGAGCTTGGAACTTCGCAATGTATCGGTAGGCTACGGCTCGCGCGTGGTGCTTGAAGGCGTGAGCTGCGCGCCACTTGAAGGCGGGAAGCTGGTCGGGCTGCTGGGCCCCAACGCCTGCGGCAAGTCCACGCTGATCAAGACCATCGCCGGGGTGCACAAAAGCTTGGGCGGCGAGGTGCTGCTTCGGGGAACACGGGAGCGGCCAGGATATGTGCCCCAAGGCCTTCCGGAATCGGTGGCGCTCAGCGCCTTTGAGTCCGTGCTGATCTCCGCGCGGCGGGTCTGCGAGGACCCGATGCAAGCCACAGGCGAAGTGCTTGCCGCCCTGGGATTCGGCGAGATCGCCGGGCGCTACCTCTCGGAGCTGTCTGGTGGGCAGCGTCAAATGGTGGCCGTGGCCCAAATGCTGGTGAGCAACCCCGAGGTCATGCTCTTAGACGAGCCCACCTCCGCCCTTGACCTGCACCGACAACTCTTCGTGCTTCAAACAGTGCGCGAGCGGGCGCGCGCCACTGGGGCATTGGGCGTGGTGGCGATCCACGACATCAATCTGGCCGCCAGGCTTTGCGACGAGCTTATCGTCCTACACGCAGGCAAGTTGCTGGCTCAGGGCACGCCCGAAGATGTGCTCACCCCGGAGCTGTTGCAGCAGGTGTACCAGGTGCACACCGACATTTTCAGCCACCGCGATCTACCCGTCGTGATTCCGACTGCCGTGGCGGGGGAGGCTGAAGACTCTGCGCCTGAGCAGGCGCGCCTTCGGGTGGGCTAA
- a CDS encoding DUF3800 domain-containing protein yields the protein MFVDESGDFGPFAPHSPYYILGLVLHDQGESIESELQQIHYVLEQHGWSGCHSIHTAPLIRRESDYRFVDKKERWALFSALATFTRNSEILWNSFLVEKSRNGSADQIYRELNNRVEDWLGEIGEYLRQFGRIIVYYDGGQAEISALLQAIFEKMPIETQFRKVKPADYSLFQSADLLCTLTLLAEKVSRNHLSKSEEDFFRTPKFPAHRNLRKNFLKLLKQKQRW from the coding sequence GTGTTTGTCGATGAATCCGGTGATTTCGGCCCCTTCGCCCCTCACTCGCCGTACTACATCTTAGGCCTAGTTCTGCACGACCAGGGTGAGAGTATCGAGTCTGAATTGCAGCAAATTCACTATGTCTTGGAGCAGCATGGCTGGTCAGGGTGCCATAGCATCCACACCGCTCCGCTCATTCGCAGAGAGTCAGACTATCGCTTTGTAGACAAGAAAGAGAGGTGGGCTCTCTTCTCGGCGCTTGCTACTTTTACGAGAAATAGCGAGATTTTGTGGAATTCCTTCCTGGTAGAGAAAAGTCGAAACGGCAGCGCTGACCAGATATACCGTGAATTGAATAACCGGGTTGAAGACTGGCTTGGTGAAATTGGGGAATATCTTCGTCAATTCGGCAGGATCATTGTTTACTATGATGGTGGCCAGGCGGAAATCAGCGCCCTCCTGCAAGCGATTTTTGAAAAGATGCCTATCGAGACTCAATTCCGAAAGGTGAAACCTGCTGACTATTCTCTGTTTCAATCGGCGGACCTATTGTGCACGCTGACGCTTTTGGCTGAGAAAGTTAGCCGAAACCACTTGTCCAAATCAGAAGAAGACTTCTTTCGGACCCCAAAATTTCCAGCGCACAGAAATTTGAGAAAGAACTTCCTGAAACTATTAAAACAAAAGCAGAGATGGTGA
- a CDS encoding ABC transporter substrate-binding protein, with protein MLKPIKRLGAIVAASGLILAGCSDAQQGASTSEEAASKGNFTITDVAGREVSLDKAPERVVLGEGRGVFATGILNKEEPLEHVVALGSDLKSATPDYYKHFEQQFPKVNDLPEIGSVKKGDVTVENLVSLDADLLLLTMDQYDAAKTTGLDKQMDDAGLKYAMIDFRQHPIENTTRSMAIFGKVFGHEDKAEEFNDQWQKVVDEVKEKAAKGEGKRTFLWRAAGISDCCGTWNDANIGELINFAGGKNLGDEVLDAESGAVTPEKVLEMQPEAIIATGGDWGSKVGKDGAVGYIALGYDIDQAKAQASVDKAVELQPGFDQLKAFEDGTFHAMWHQFYNSPFNYVALLQIAKWVNPDHFKDVDVDAAWSESQEQYSPIGDEGTFFSTAKASK; from the coding sequence ATGCTGAAACCCATTAAGCGCTTGGGCGCCATCGTTGCCGCGAGCGGCCTGATCCTCGCGGGCTGCTCGGATGCGCAGCAGGGGGCGTCGACAAGCGAAGAAGCAGCGAGCAAAGGCAACTTCACCATCACTGACGTCGCCGGCCGCGAAGTCAGCCTGGACAAAGCTCCCGAGCGCGTGGTGCTTGGCGAGGGGCGCGGCGTGTTTGCCACCGGCATCCTGAACAAAGAGGAGCCACTGGAGCATGTGGTGGCCCTGGGTAGCGACCTCAAGAGTGCAACCCCTGATTACTACAAGCACTTTGAGCAGCAATTCCCCAAGGTCAATGATCTGCCCGAGATCGGTTCGGTGAAAAAGGGCGACGTCACGGTAGAAAACCTCGTGAGCCTCGACGCTGACCTCCTGCTGCTCACCATGGATCAATACGACGCCGCCAAAACCACCGGCCTGGATAAGCAGATGGATGACGCTGGCCTGAAGTACGCGATGATCGACTTCCGCCAGCATCCCATCGAGAACACCACGCGTTCCATGGCCATCTTTGGCAAGGTCTTCGGCCACGAGGACAAGGCTGAGGAGTTCAACGACCAGTGGCAGAAGGTGGTCGATGAGGTGAAGGAAAAGGCCGCCAAGGGCGAAGGCAAGCGCACCTTCCTCTGGCGCGCGGCGGGCATTAGCGATTGCTGCGGCACCTGGAATGATGCCAACATTGGCGAGCTCATCAACTTCGCTGGGGGCAAGAACCTCGGCGATGAAGTCCTCGACGCCGAATCGGGTGCGGTGACCCCCGAAAAGGTGCTCGAAATGCAGCCTGAGGCCATCATCGCCACCGGCGGCGACTGGGGCTCCAAGGTAGGCAAAGATGGTGCTGTTGGCTACATCGCACTCGGCTACGACATTGACCAAGCCAAGGCTCAGGCCTCCGTGGATAAGGCCGTTGAGCTGCAGCCCGGCTTTGATCAGCTCAAAGCCTTCGAAGATGGCACCTTCCACGCCATGTGGCACCAGTTCTACAACTCGCCTTTCAACTACGTAGCTCTGTTGCAGATTGCAAAGTGGGTCAACCCGGATCACTTCAAGGACGTTGACGTGGACGCCGCTTGGAGCGAATCCCAGGAGCAGTACTCGCCGATTGGCGATGAGGGCACCTTCTTCAGCACCGCAAAGGCAAGCAAGTGA
- the purB gene encoding adenylosuccinate lyase has protein sequence MAKKKIANVLSNRYASEALASLWSPESKVVLERQLWIAVMKAQRELGVDVPAEAIRTYEDVLDQVDLASIAEREKVTRHDVKARIEEFNALAGYEHVHKGMTSRDLTENVEQLQVFRSLELIHGKAVAVVSRLAEHAASYKTLVMAGRSHNVAAQATTLGKRFASAAEEMLVAIERVENLLSRYPLRGIKGPMGTAQDMLDLLGGDEAKLASLETQIADYLGFANVFDSVGQVYPRSLDFDAVSALVQLGAGPSSLATTIRLMAGNETVTEGFKEGQVGSSAMPHKMNARSCERVGGMQVILRGYLTMLADLSGQQWNEGDVFCSVVRRVALPDAFFTIDGMFETFLTVLDEFGAFPAMIDRELERYLPFLATTRILMAAVRAGVGRETAHEVIKENAVAVALNMRENGGEQELVEKLAADERLPMNQQEIEAALADRHAFIGSAESQVERVLARVRDLINRYPEAAQYTPGEIL, from the coding sequence GTGGCTAAAAAGAAAATCGCGAACGTCCTGTCCAACCGCTACGCATCCGAGGCGCTGGCAAGCCTGTGGAGCCCTGAGTCCAAGGTGGTGCTTGAACGCCAGCTCTGGATCGCTGTGATGAAGGCGCAGCGCGAACTGGGCGTGGACGTCCCCGCCGAAGCCATCCGCACATACGAAGATGTGCTGGATCAGGTGGATCTGGCCAGCATCGCGGAGCGTGAGAAGGTCACCCGCCACGACGTGAAGGCGCGCATCGAGGAGTTCAACGCCTTGGCTGGCTATGAGCACGTGCACAAGGGCATGACCTCCCGCGATCTCACCGAGAACGTTGAGCAGCTCCAAGTCTTCCGTTCCCTGGAGCTCATCCACGGCAAGGCTGTGGCCGTCGTGTCCCGCCTGGCTGAGCACGCCGCGAGTTACAAAACCTTGGTGATGGCTGGCCGTTCCCACAACGTTGCCGCACAAGCCACCACTTTGGGCAAGCGCTTCGCCTCCGCCGCAGAAGAGATGCTCGTCGCCATCGAGCGGGTAGAAAACCTGCTCAGCCGCTACCCGCTGCGCGGCATCAAGGGTCCGATGGGTACCGCTCAGGACATGCTCGACCTTCTTGGTGGCGACGAGGCCAAGCTCGCCTCCCTGGAAACGCAGATCGCTGATTATCTGGGCTTCGCCAATGTCTTCGATTCCGTGGGCCAGGTCTACCCGCGTTCCCTGGACTTCGACGCCGTATCCGCCCTGGTGCAGTTGGGCGCTGGCCCATCCAGCCTCGCAACCACCATCCGCCTGATGGCTGGTAATGAAACGGTCACGGAGGGCTTCAAGGAAGGCCAAGTGGGCTCCTCGGCCATGCCGCACAAGATGAATGCCCGCTCCTGCGAGCGCGTGGGCGGCATGCAGGTGATCTTGCGCGGTTACCTCACCATGCTGGCTGATCTTTCTGGCCAGCAGTGGAATGAGGGCGACGTGTTCTGCTCCGTGGTGCGCCGCGTAGCTCTGCCGGACGCTTTCTTCACTATCGACGGCATGTTTGAAACCTTCCTCACCGTCTTGGATGAGTTCGGCGCTTTCCCGGCGATGATCGATCGCGAATTGGAGCGCTACCTGCCCTTCCTCGCCACCACCCGCATCCTCATGGCCGCGGTGCGCGCCGGCGTGGGCCGCGAGACCGCCCACGAAGTGATCAAGGAAAATGCCGTGGCAGTGGCGCTGAATATGCGCGAAAACGGTGGGGAACAGGAGCTCGTCGAAAAGCTTGCAGCGGATGAGCGTCTGCCCATGAACCAGCAGGAGATTGAGGCGGCGCTGGCGGACCGTCATGCGTTTATTGGCTCCGCGGAGTCGCAGGTGGAGCGTGTGCTGGCTCGTGTGCGTGACCTGATCAATCGTTACCCAGAGGCCGCCCAATACACCCCCGGTGAGATTCTCTAG